The Saprospiraceae bacterium genome includes a window with the following:
- a CDS encoding Crp/Fnr family transcriptional regulator has protein sequence MLAEILKKSFDKYFNAPIDAWKEFAEFCEPVSFVKDEIIKPQNTKEKYFYFIIKGSAGIFLWKENNFVCLDFAFENSACCDYMSLLTKEPTELEVVALEKSEMIRITSANFYNLSRKSVGQVIMQMSAESSFVEKQQQQIELLTKTAEERYRILQTKFPNIHQRIAQKHIASYLGITPQSLSRIKNPSS, from the coding sequence ATGCTTGCAGAAATTTTAAAAAAATCGTTTGACAAATATTTCAACGCACCAATTGATGCCTGGAAAGAATTTGCTGAATTTTGCGAACCAGTTTCGTTTGTCAAAGACGAAATAATAAAACCACAAAACACAAAAGAAAAATATTTTTACTTTATCATTAAAGGAAGTGCAGGAATTTTCTTGTGGAAAGAAAACAATTTTGTTTGCCTCGACTTTGCTTTTGAAAATAGTGCTTGTTGTGATTATATGTCTTTGCTTACAAAAGAGCCAACAGAACTAGAAGTTGTTGCCCTTGAAAAATCCGAAATGATAAGAATTACCAGTGCTAATTTTTATAATTTAAGTCGAAAATCAGTTGGACAAGTAATAATGCAAATGTCGGCTGAATCATCATTTGTAGAAAAGCAACAACAACAAATTGAATTATTAACTAAAACGGCAGAAGAACGCTATCGCATTTTGCAAACAAAATTTCCAAATATCCATCAACGAATTGCTCAAAAACATATTGCATCATATCTAGGTATTACACCACAAAGTTTGAGTAGAATAAAAAATCCTTCAAGTTGA
- a CDS encoding Crp/Fnr family transcriptional regulator: MNTSLKQTIRNVISITEEDLDFMLSLFKPLMLKKDDYFLEIGKHCNQVAFIKAGMLRIYYPNDKGEDTTCYFSLPNEFVTSFSSFTSGSPSIENIQAILPTEIFVIEKQDLEMLYNKVPVTQEFGRKAAENLAIMMEKRISLFLNNTAEERYQYLLKNNPILIQTVPLQYLASYLGISPQHLSRLRKNNM; encoded by the coding sequence ATGAATACTTCTTTAAAACAAACCATTAGGAATGTTATTTCTATTACCGAAGAAGATTTAGATTTTATGTTGTCGTTGTTCAAACCATTGATGCTAAAGAAAGACGATTATTTCCTAGAGATTGGTAAACATTGTAATCAAGTGGCTTTTATAAAAGCAGGGATGTTGCGAATATATTACCCAAATGATAAAGGTGAAGATACAACTTGTTATTTTTCATTACCTAACGAGTTCGTAACTTCTTTTTCAAGCTTTACGTCAGGAAGTCCTTCAATAGAAAACATTCAAGCAATACTTCCCACTGAAATATTTGTGATAGAAAAACAAGACCTTGAAATGCTTTATAATAAAGTACCTGTTACACAAGAATTTGGAAGAAAGGCAGCAGAAAATTTAGCGATTATGATGGAAAAAAGAATTTCACTTTTTTTAAATAATACTGCAGAAGAACGCTATCAATATCTTTTAAAAAATAATCCTATCCTTATCCAAACTGTTCCATTGCAATATTTAGCTTCCTATCTTGGTATTTCGCCTCAACATTTAAGCAGATTAAGAAAAAATAATATGTAA
- a CDS encoding GyrI-like domain-containing protein, giving the protein MKKSNSGSFNINTAHKPTRDFSLTSELKNIKPFTVLSNQVRGIVGDKKTYDGWADLLSFAYQLKIINTQTKSIAVHWDDPTITQESNIRYDACVTISTTINDTNKFSIKQFSGGKYLCVLYKGDYKYLPDVYNQIFRDFIFKQNYRLREEPIFEEFLNSINDTNKNNLLTLIHIPIE; this is encoded by the coding sequence ATTAAGAAAAGCAATAGCGGTAGTTTTAATATAAACACAGCACATAAACCTACAAGAGATTTTTCACTTACCTCTGAACTAAAAAATATAAAGCCATTTACGGTACTTTCCAATCAAGTAAGAGGAATAGTTGGTGATAAAAAAACGTATGATGGTTGGGCCGATTTATTATCATTTGCTTATCAACTTAAAATTATTAACACACAAACGAAATCTATTGCGGTTCACTGGGATGACCCAACAATAACCCAAGAAAGTAATATTCGTTACGATGCTTGTGTTACCATTAGTACAACGATAAACGACACTAATAAATTTTCAATAAAACAATTTAGCGGTGGTAAATATTTATGTGTGTTATATAAGGGTGATTATAAATATTTACCAGATGTGTACAATCAAATTTTTAGAGATTTTATTTTCAAACAAAATTACCGCCTACGGGAAGAACCCATTTTTGAAGAATTTTTAAACAGTATAAACGACACTAATAAAAATAACTTACTAACCTTAATTCATATTCCAATAGAATAG
- a CDS encoding helix-turn-helix transcriptional regulator yields MNIYQEKINKVLSYIDFHLDEKQDLEQLANMAFLSKFHFHRIITSYLGESLATYINRIKLEKAATLLKYSDNAIEKIAYSIGYETPTAFTKAFKKAFKVSPTELRKAIAVVLI; encoded by the coding sequence ATGAACATCTACCAAGAAAAAATAAATAAAGTCCTGTCATACATCGACTTCCACCTTGACGAAAAGCAAGATTTGGAGCAATTGGCTAATATGGCCTTTCTTTCCAAATTTCATTTCCATAGAATTATTACTTCCTATTTAGGTGAATCACTTGCTACTTACATTAATAGAATCAAATTAGAGAAAGCAGCCACACTTTTAAAATATTCAGACAATGCAATAGAAAAAATTGCCTATTCCATCGGATACGAAACACCAACTGCTTTTACAAAAGCTTTCAAAAAAGCATTTAAGGTTTCACCTACCGAATTAAGAAAAGCAATAGCGGTAGTTTTAATATAA
- a CDS encoding glycerol-3-phosphate dehydrogenase/oxidase, which translates to MDRKKQIQQLQSASHWDFIIIGGGATGLGSALDAASRGYKVLCVEKYDFSKGTSSRSTKLIHGGVRYLEQGNFNMVKDALQERWFLLNNASDATKKLSFVLPVYSWWRFIYYAFGLILYDILSGKFSIGKTRMMNSSAVIKKIPEINKRSLVGGIRYFDGQFDDSQICIALARTATDHGATVINHMSVQSFLYDGNHKIRGVELTDMLSGEVYTPSCTIAINATGVFSDIIMKMDNPSHHNIIKPSRGIHIVVNKSFYSSPHAMLIPKTTDGRVLFAVPWYDKVIIGTTDTNTDNICEEPKAEKEEIDFILNNFNAYMQTHIDYENIISVFAGLRPLIKKQNITSTADLVRDHTIIFSKSGLITITGGKWTTYRKMARDVINLALKTHTQLPYARTKTRALHLNVQRSVSDEDHTDRIHPDYTFTVADVLFAIRHEMACTLEDILARRIRLLFLDANAALVAAPKVCKILQSETGKDDDWFEHQIATFKTVAENYWSQSSQT; encoded by the coding sequence ATGGACAGAAAAAAGCAGATACAACAACTTCAATCCGCAAGTCACTGGGATTTTATCATCATAGGCGGAGGCGCTACGGGGCTTGGTTCTGCGCTGGATGCTGCCAGCAGAGGTTACAAAGTATTGTGCGTCGAAAAATATGATTTTTCCAAAGGTACATCCAGCAGATCTACCAAGCTGATACACGGAGGTGTCAGGTATCTGGAGCAGGGTAATTTTAATATGGTCAAAGATGCCCTTCAGGAGCGTTGGTTTCTCTTAAATAATGCGTCAGACGCCACCAAAAAGCTGAGTTTTGTTTTACCTGTATATAGTTGGTGGAGATTTATATATTATGCTTTTGGCCTGATACTTTATGATATCCTTTCCGGAAAATTCAGCATCGGAAAGACCAGAATGATGAACAGCAGCGCCGTGATCAAAAAAATACCTGAAATCAATAAAAGATCGCTTGTAGGAGGTATCAGGTATTTTGACGGACAGTTTGATGACAGTCAGATATGTATTGCACTGGCTCGCACTGCCACAGATCACGGGGCAACGGTTATCAATCATATGTCTGTCCAATCATTTTTATATGATGGTAACCACAAAATACGCGGAGTTGAGCTTACCGATATGCTGAGTGGAGAAGTTTATACCCCTTCCTGTACCATTGCGATTAATGCGACGGGTGTTTTTTCAGATATAATCATGAAAATGGATAATCCCTCACATCATAATATCATCAAACCATCCAGAGGCATTCATATTGTGGTAAACAAAAGTTTTTATAGCAGCCCTCATGCTATGCTGATACCAAAAACAACTGATGGCCGCGTACTGTTTGCCGTGCCCTGGTATGATAAGGTGATCATCGGGACGACGGATACCAATACGGACAATATCTGCGAGGAGCCCAAAGCTGAAAAGGAAGAAATTGATTTTATTCTGAACAATTTTAATGCTTACATGCAGACACATATTGATTATGAAAACATCATATCTGTATTTGCAGGGTTGAGGCCACTGATCAAAAAACAAAATATCACATCCACTGCGGACTTAGTCAGAGATCATACTATCATTTTCTCCAAGTCAGGTTTGATTACCATCACAGGCGGAAAATGGACAACTTACCGTAAGATGGCCAGAGATGTGATCAATCTGGCACTTAAAACGCATACACAACTGCCATATGCACGTACCAAAACCCGGGCGCTGCACCTGAATGTTCAAAGGTCAGTTTCAGATGAGGATCATACAGATAGAATCCATCCCGATTATACATTTACAGTGGCCGATGTTTTATTTGCGATCAGACATGAAATGGCTTGTACACTGGAAGATATCCTGGCCAGAAGGATCAGATTATTGTTTTTGGATGCAAATGCAGCTTTGGTCGCTGCACCGAAGGTTTGCAAAATACTGCAATCTGAGACCGGAAAAGACGATGATTGGTTTGAGCATCAAATAGCTACATTTAAGACAGTTGCAGAAAACTATTGGTCTCAGTCTTCACAGACATAA
- a CDS encoding aquaporin family protein has translation MTAYISEIIGTALLIILGNGVVANVVLNKTKGHGSGWIVITFGWAMAVFTGVFVAAAGSGAHLNPAVTIAMAYLGKIELNLVPGYVLSQFIGAMTGQVIVWLAYRGHYDETLDAGAIRATFCTSPAINSTWNNLITEIIGTVVLVSGVLFMAAPAASLGAMDALPVALLVLGIGLSLGGPTGYAINPARDLGPRIVHAFLPIRHKGDNEWSYSWIPVVGPIIGALAAALLYSLIS, from the coding sequence ATGACAGCTTACATTTCTGAAATCATTGGAACAGCTTTATTGATCATACTGGGTAATGGAGTAGTCGCAAATGTGGTACTTAACAAAACCAAAGGCCATGGAAGTGGCTGGATAGTCATCACCTTTGGGTGGGCTATGGCAGTTTTTACCGGTGTTTTTGTTGCAGCTGCCGGCAGTGGCGCACACCTGAATCCTGCGGTGACCATAGCCATGGCATATTTAGGAAAAATAGAACTTAATCTGGTCCCGGGTTATGTTTTATCACAGTTTATCGGTGCTATGACTGGCCAGGTCATCGTTTGGCTGGCTTACAGAGGACATTATGACGAGACTTTGGATGCTGGTGCCATCAGGGCGACTTTCTGCACATCTCCTGCTATAAACAGTACATGGAACAATCTCATCACCGAAATCATCGGCACAGTAGTCCTGGTGTCCGGAGTTTTGTTTATGGCAGCACCTGCCGCTTCACTGGGAGCCATGGATGCGCTTCCGGTAGCCCTACTTGTGCTGGGTATTGGCCTTAGTTTAGGTGGTCCTACCGGTTATGCCATCAATCCTGCCAGAGATCTGGGCCCGAGAATAGTCCATGCCTTTTTGCCCATTCGGCACAAAGGGGATAATGAATGGTCATACAGCTGGATACCCGTAGTTGGTCCCATTATTGGCGCTCTGGCAGCAGCTTTGCTTTACAGCTTAATTTCCTAA
- the queD gene encoding 6-carboxytetrahydropterin synthase QueD, with translation MPTSRKIKLTKKFTFDMAHALYGHDGQCKNIHGHTYHLEITVEGYPLSRPGSTDDGMVMDFGDMKRIVHDAIVKKLDHALVLNQNAPYSDDKDFLNQFEKVVILPFQPTCENLVLYFADILVDQFESGIKLYSIRLDETPTSYALWTND, from the coding sequence ATGCCGACTTCCCGAAAAATAAAATTGACTAAAAAATTTACTTTTGACATGGCCCATGCATTGTACGGCCATGATGGTCAATGTAAAAACATACATGGACACACCTACCATCTCGAAATAACGGTAGAAGGTTATCCCTTAAGCCGGCCAGGATCTACAGATGACGGTATGGTCATGGATTTTGGTGACATGAAGAGGATCGTGCATGACGCCATTGTTAAAAAACTGGACCATGCACTGGTTTTAAATCAAAATGCACCATATTCGGATGATAAAGATTTTTTAAATCAGTTTGAAAAGGTAGTGATTCTGCCCTTTCAGCCGACATGCGAAAATTTGGTTTTATATTTTGCAGATATACTGGTTGACCAATTTGAATCAGGTATAAAATTGTACAGCATCAGACTGGATGAAACACCTACGTCTTATGCCTTATGGACCAATGATTAA
- a CDS encoding tyrosine phenol-lyase, which produces MNHKRSWAEPYRIKMVELLKMTSEKDRKKAIKEAGYNTFLLKAEDVYIDLLTDSGTNAMSDLQWSAFMTGDEAYAGSKSFYNMEKAIQKYYGYKYIIPTHQGRGAENILSKILIKPGDIVPGNMYFTTTRLHQELAGGTFADIIIDEAHDSKSLYPFKGNVDLEKLDAIVKKHGSKKIPYISIATNVNMAGGQPVSMANLKELRAYTQKHGIRIIHDMTRVAENAYFIQQREKGYEDKSVMEIVKEICSYTDGATMSAKKDALVNIGGFMATNEWDVYEEARNLVVVYEGLHTYGGLAGRDMEAIAVGIKESLDDNHQHARVGQVDYLGHKMMEFNIPIVLPIGGHGIFVDAREFLPHLTQDQFPAQCLAAEVYIDSGVRTMERGIVSAGRKPDGTNYYPKLELVRFTMPRRVYTQAHMDVIAESVANVYDRRHKIKGLKMVYEPKYLRFFQARFKKL; this is translated from the coding sequence ATGAACCATAAAAGATCTTGGGCAGAACCCTACAGAATAAAAATGGTCGAACTGCTCAAAATGACCAGTGAAAAAGACCGTAAAAAAGCTATCAAAGAAGCTGGTTACAACACTTTTCTGCTTAAAGCCGAAGATGTATATATCGATCTGCTGACTGACAGCGGCACCAATGCTATGAGCGATCTCCAGTGGTCAGCATTCATGACCGGAGATGAAGCTTATGCAGGAAGCAAGAGCTTTTACAATATGGAAAAAGCCATACAAAAGTATTATGGATACAAATACATCATTCCAACCCATCAGGGCCGAGGCGCTGAAAATATACTGTCAAAAATCCTGATAAAACCCGGCGATATCGTACCCGGAAATATGTACTTTACCACTACGCGATTGCATCAGGAGCTTGCAGGTGGTACTTTTGCAGATATCATCATCGATGAGGCGCATGATTCAAAGAGCCTTTATCCATTCAAAGGAAATGTCGATCTTGAAAAACTTGATGCGATTGTAAAAAAACACGGATCAAAAAAAATACCCTACATCAGCATCGCTACCAACGTCAATATGGCCGGTGGCCAGCCTGTCAGCATGGCCAACCTAAAAGAACTCCGCGCTTATACCCAAAAACACGGTATTCGTATCATCCACGATATGACCCGGGTAGCTGAAAATGCCTATTTCATTCAGCAACGCGAAAAAGGCTACGAAGACAAATCTGTCATGGAAATAGTCAAAGAGATATGTTCGTATACAGACGGTGCCACCATGTCTGCCAAAAAAGATGCTTTGGTCAACATAGGTGGTTTTATGGCTACCAATGAGTGGGATGTATATGAAGAAGCCAGAAATCTGGTGGTAGTGTATGAAGGATTGCACACATATGGTGGTTTGGCAGGCCGGGACATGGAAGCTATAGCTGTTGGGATCAAAGAAAGCCTCGATGACAATCACCAGCACGCACGTGTAGGTCAGGTTGATTACCTTGGCCATAAAATGATGGAATTTAACATACCCATAGTGTTGCCGATAGGTGGGCATGGTATCTTTGTTGATGCCAGAGAGTTTTTACCGCACCTTACTCAGGATCAGTTTCCGGCACAGTGTCTGGCAGCAGAAGTCTATATCGATTCCGGAGTCAGGACGATGGAGAGAGGTATCGTTTCGGCAGGCAGAAAACCTGACGGTACCAATTATTATCCCAAACTTGAACTCGTCAGGTTTACCATGCCCAGACGTGTTTACACTCAGGCACATATGGATGTCATAGCTGAGTCCGTGGCCAATGTATATGATCGAAGACACAAAATCAAAGGCCTTAAGATGGTTTATGAACCTAAATATCTGCGATTTTTCCAGGCAAGATTTAAGAAATTGTGA
- a CDS encoding alpha/beta hydrolase, with the protein MPKYNIHKDFTFLRFVPNTKKWMVPAFNALFKWHFNSTKAPQNIEVTSHQIKGFENKDIDVLVFKPKNIQANAPCLVYCHGGGFFIEAAQAHKKMMFAYAEKANCIVVFPHYRVSLNNPFPTSLEDCYAALKWTNDNVASLGIDKGKIAIGGDSAGGNLAACIAQMTVDRQEIKLCFQLLVYPVCDHTLSTKSMQEFQDTPLWNAPSSKLMWDVYLKGKDRTHLPKYVSALQRTDLKGLPPAYIETAEFDCLRDEAILYAQKLTDTNIEVELNQTKGTIHAYDIIEKSSITQDSIQRRVTALINAFE; encoded by the coding sequence ATGCCAAAATACAACATTCATAAAGATTTTACTTTCCTACGTTTTGTTCCAAATACAAAGAAATGGATGGTACCGGCATTCAATGCCTTGTTTAAATGGCATTTTAATTCCACTAAAGCTCCGCAAAACATTGAGGTAACTTCCCATCAAATAAAAGGCTTTGAGAATAAAGACATTGACGTATTGGTTTTCAAGCCAAAAAATATTCAAGCCAATGCACCTTGTTTGGTGTATTGTCACGGTGGTGGCTTTTTTATAGAAGCGGCGCAGGCACATAAAAAAATGATGTTTGCATATGCTGAAAAAGCAAATTGTATTGTCGTTTTTCCTCATTACAGAGTGAGTTTGAATAATCCATTTCCGACAAGTTTGGAAGACTGTTATGCAGCCTTAAAATGGACAAACGACAATGTAGCATCACTTGGAATTGACAAAGGAAAAATTGCAATAGGTGGCGATAGTGCAGGTGGAAACTTAGCGGCTTGTATTGCACAAATGACAGTAGACCGACAAGAAATAAAATTGTGTTTTCAATTGTTGGTTTATCCAGTTTGCGACCATACGTTAAGCACCAAATCGATGCAGGAATTTCAAGACACACCACTTTGGAATGCACCAAGCTCAAAACTCATGTGGGACGTTTATTTAAAAGGCAAAGACAGAACTCATTTACCCAAGTATGTTTCAGCATTACAAAGGACTGACTTAAAAGGTTTGCCACCTGCATACATTGAAACTGCTGAATTTGACTGCTTACGAGACGAAGCCATATTATATGCTCAAAAATTAACTGACACAAACATAGAAGTAGAATTGAACCAAACAAAAGGCACAATTCACGCATACGACATCATTGAAAAAAGTAGCATTACACAAGACAGTATTCAAAGAAGAGTAACTGCATTAATAAATGCGTTTGAATGA
- a CDS encoding IS3 family transposase — translation MLPLIQKDHPGISISHQCKLLGINRSTYYYTPIAEAALNLELMRLMDEHYLLHPYKGVPRMYIWLKMDKGYQINIKRIERLYYNLMGLRAIVPGPHTSKRHPEHAVYPYLLRNVEITNPNQVWATDITYIPMLYGYLYLMAVIDVHSRFILSWDISNTMDATWCAGLVQNSITRWGIPQIINTDQGSQFTAAEFTATVLDNGIKLSMDGKGRAIDNIFIERFWRTLKYEHVYLNPTSDGKELYKGIDTYMNYYNMERRHESLNYCTPYSQYQQKNK, via the coding sequence ATGCTGCCATTAATTCAAAAGGATCATCCCGGGATAAGTATTTCGCACCAGTGCAAATTGCTTGGTATAAACCGAAGTACTTACTATTATACTCCAATAGCGGAAGCTGCACTGAATCTGGAGCTCATGCGGCTCATGGATGAGCACTATCTGCTGCATCCATACAAAGGCGTGCCACGGATGTATATATGGCTGAAGATGGACAAAGGCTACCAGATCAATATAAAACGAATAGAACGTCTGTATTATAATCTGATGGGACTTAGAGCCATAGTACCAGGTCCACATACTTCGAAACGGCATCCTGAACATGCTGTGTATCCCTATTTGCTTAGGAATGTGGAAATTACCAATCCTAATCAAGTATGGGCTACCGACATCACTTATATCCCGATGCTGTACGGTTATTTGTATCTGATGGCCGTTATAGATGTGCACAGTCGCTTTATTTTAAGCTGGGATATATCCAACACGATGGATGCGACTTGGTGTGCTGGTCTAGTTCAGAATAGTATAACACGTTGGGGAATACCGCAAATAATTAATACAGATCAGGGGTCACAGTTTACGGCTGCTGAGTTCACTGCCACGGTACTGGACAATGGTATCAAACTGAGTATGGATGGCAAAGGCAGGGCCATAGACAACATCTTTATAGAGCGATTCTGGCGGACACTAAAGTATGAACACGTGTATTTGAATCCGACAAGTGATGGGAAGGAATTATATAAAGGAATTGATACATATATGAATTATTACAATATGGAAAGAAGGCATGAGTCATTAAACTATTGCACACCTTATTCACAATACCAACAAAAAAACAAATAA
- a CDS encoding transposase, with the protein MTKRKLTSVFKSKVVLEALSERYSLSELAQRHQVAPTQISTWKKEFLSNASVVFEKSTSKTTESVPTDRDELLRTIGEQKVEIDFLKKSLKRLG; encoded by the coding sequence ATGACAAAGAGAAAATTAACATCAGTATTTAAGAGCAAGGTGGTTTTAGAGGCTCTTAGTGAGCGATACAGCTTATCTGAGTTAGCTCAAAGACATCAGGTTGCACCTACTCAAATTTCGACATGGAAGAAAGAATTTCTGAGTAACGCATCGGTGGTTTTCGAAAAAAGTACCTCCAAGACCACAGAATCTGTGCCAACGGATCGGGATGAACTATTAAGGACAATCGGGGAACAGAAGGTTGAAATTGACTTTTTAAAAAAAAGTTTAAAGAGACTGGGTTGA
- a CDS encoding MerR family transcriptional regulator: MLINELSKRTGITAHTIRFYEKSGLIKGKRLEDVKSNNYFHYDEETVEKLNLIKGAKSIGFTISEIANLIDAWYNKKLSAEDKLSVCDEKLLSIENKIKELKQMQKLLNQLRKNIISSKC; the protein is encoded by the coding sequence ATGTTAATAAATGAACTCTCAAAGCGAACGGGAATTACCGCCCATACCATTCGATTTTATGAAAAGTCGGGATTGATAAAAGGTAAACGGCTTGAAGATGTCAAGTCAAACAATTATTTTCATTACGATGAAGAAACGGTTGAAAAGTTAAATCTCATCAAAGGGGCAAAGTCCATTGGTTTTACCATTAGTGAAATTGCCAACTTAATTGATGCTTGGTATAATAAAAAATTGTCTGCAGAAGATAAGTTGTCTGTCTGCGATGAAAAGTTATTGTCCATCGAAAATAAAATCAAAGAGTTGAAGCAGATGCAGAAACTTCTAAATCAATTGAGGAAAAACATCATTTCGTCAAAGTGTTGA
- a CDS encoding Fic family protein encodes MNNKDLIIAAIQELHTASSAKLIEKLVSHFSLATLKRNLATLIAENKILLSGKGKSSKYSIHPSYDLFIPTDLDQYFFLEIDERKIKRQFNWVLVTNILPTLSLFTAEENTLLQQYQKKYELNIQSLSANEYNKEMERLAIDLSWKSSQIEGNTYSLLETEILLKDKQTAHGKTKEEAVMLLNHKATIDFLIGNKLYVTPLSISKIEDIHSLLVKELNVDRNIRNRRVGISGTNYQPLDNDFQIKEALGLVCDVLNNKTNVFEKAMLVLLLISYIQPFADGNKRTARIVCNAILMDNGHCPLSFRTVDSIMYKKAMLLFYEQNTIAAFKRIFIAQYEFAVKTYF; translated from the coding sequence ATGAATAATAAAGACCTAATCATCGCAGCTATTCAAGAGCTGCATACTGCTTCTTCTGCTAAGTTAATCGAAAAGTTAGTATCGCATTTTAGCTTAGCCACTTTAAAAAGAAATTTAGCTACGCTTATAGCTGAAAATAAGATTTTATTATCAGGAAAAGGCAAGTCTTCTAAATATAGTATTCACCCCTCTTACGACCTATTTATACCAACAGATTTGGATCAATACTTTTTTCTTGAAATAGATGAAAGAAAGATAAAAAGACAATTCAATTGGGTTTTGGTGACAAACATATTACCTACTCTTTCACTTTTTACTGCTGAAGAAAATACGCTATTGCAGCAATATCAAAAAAAATATGAATTAAATATTCAAAGTTTAAGCGCTAATGAATATAACAAAGAAATGGAGCGTTTAGCGATTGATTTAAGTTGGAAGTCATCTCAAATAGAAGGCAATACCTATTCATTGTTAGAAACGGAAATACTATTAAAAGATAAACAAACTGCACATGGCAAAACCAAAGAAGAAGCAGTGATGTTGCTCAATCATAAAGCAACCATTGACTTTTTGATAGGCAACAAACTTTATGTAACGCCATTAAGCATTTCCAAAATTGAAGACATACATAGTTTGCTGGTAAAAGAGCTTAATGTTGACAGAAACATTCGTAATCGAAGAGTTGGCATTTCTGGCACAAATTATCAACCTTTGGACAATGATTTTCAGATAAAAGAAGCCTTAGGGTTGGTTTGCGATGTATTAAATAATAAAACAAATGTGTTTGAGAAAGCAATGCTGGTGTTATTACTAATATCTTATATTCAACCTTTTGCAGATGGCAATAAAAGGACGGCCAGGATTGTTTGTAATGCTATATTGATGGACAATGGTCATTGCCCACTATCTTTCAGGACTGTTGATTCCATTATGTATAAAAAAGCAATGTTATTATTTTATGAGCAAAATACTATTGCAGCATTTAAAAGAATATTTATTGCGCAATATGAATTTGCAGTTAAAACTTATTTTTGA
- a CDS encoding type II toxin-antitoxin system RelE/ParE family toxin: MIYTKIEQIIFTCETSPNLDKIPNVRKLSGFTNYYRLRLGDYRIGFEIINVNVIRFIIIAHRKDIYKMFP, encoded by the coding sequence TTGATCTATACAAAGATTGAACAAATCATATTTACCTGTGAAACATCGCCTAATTTAGATAAAATACCAAATGTGAGAAAACTTTCAGGTTTCACTAATTATTATCGCCTTAGACTAGGAGATTATAGAATTGGGTTTGAGATAATTAATGTCAATGTTATACGTTTTATTATAATTGCTCATCGTAAGGATATTTATAAAATGTTTCCATAG
- a CDS encoding transposase: MSTKYKFIDTNGIYFVSFATVSWVDVFTRLTYMEIFIESVRYCQQNKGLNLHAWCLMSNHAHLVFSRSGQYSHSDILRDLKKFTSKNLIEAIENNPSESRKEWMMSIFRNAGQNKSNNKVYQFWQQDNHPIELFSPAVTFQKIDYVHNNPVVAGIVSEPDHYLHSSARDYLGINGVLDVEILERPMSLEGYVFSY; encoded by the coding sequence GTGAGTACTAAGTACAAGTTTATAGATACTAATGGTATATACTTTGTAAGTTTTGCAACGGTATCATGGGTAGATGTTTTTACCAGGCTCACCTATATGGAAATATTTATTGAGAGTGTAAGATATTGTCAACAAAATAAAGGATTAAATCTCCATGCTTGGTGCTTGATGAGCAATCATGCACATTTGGTATTTTCTAGATCAGGTCAATACAGTCATTCAGATATTTTGCGTGATCTCAAAAAATTTACTTCTAAAAACCTTATCGAAGCTATTGAAAACAATCCATCTGAAAGTAGAAAAGAGTGGATGATGAGCATTTTCAGAAACGCTGGTCAAAACAAAAGCAACAATAAGGTATATCAATTTTGGCAACAAGACAATCATCCTATTGAACTTTTTAGTCCTGCTGTTACGTTTCAAAAGATAGATTATGTGCATAATAACCCTGTTGTGGCAGGTATAGTGAGCGAACCCGACCATTATTTACATAGTAGTGCAAGAGATTATTTAGGAATAAATGGTGTTTTGGATGTAGAGATTTTAGAAAGACCTATGAGTCTTGAAGGTTATGTGTTTAGTTATTGA